gcccgacgccatcaacactgtgccctcccccatcgctgatgctggcttggcgaggaacggccacccccctcctctgcattcccccatcgatgatgacctccagcctcatctctcccatagccacaacaacaactccagctccgatgtctccctttgcgattttccagccgaatttaagaaactggaacatgctggcatcaaacttgcatctgtgtcaatgatagcatcgccacgtcatggccgcaggctgctaacactgctaacacccaggaggacggcgccccgcccccgccccgatagtagtcctgagtattactgagacaaaaaagggttcagccgtagacacagtataaaggaagtttctcataatctgctgaacccaaggttgcctacgtcaaagcagggcaactttcgcattcatgctgtcaccactaagagagtaaacaaagggaaacttagacacactgctaacctcacaaatctcgtatctattgcctccaaacaaaaaacaaccttaaagcctatcaacagcaccatcaggatggctctacttaatgtgaggtctcttaataacaaatcatttttagttaatgattttattaacacttccaaactggattttatgtttttaactgaaacatggctggaacaaaataacagtgcaaccgttctgatagagacagctcctcccgactataacttttttgatgcatgtagatctggaaaaagaggtggaggggttgctgctatatttaaaaatgtatttcaggggaaacagatgttatttggggattttccatcgttcgaataccttagtgctgtattgaaatgctcccccagagttctcctattaattatttacaggccacccacatattctgcaaattttttcgatgaattcacagaattattgtctagcatctccacagaatttgactgtctagttataactggtgacttcaattttcatactgatgatttgaatgacaagtgtgcaaaaaaactttttaccattttggacacatttgaactgtctcaacatgtgaaagaggctactcattgcaaggggcacactctagacctggttatcacaaagggcctcaatgtttctgatctctctgtgactgatccttccttgtctgaccacttttgtgttttctttaacatatcttttattcccgacatacagacaaaatcaaacactgtcaaaaaacggtatatcaatgaagattctaatatactttttaaaaaggccatctccttgctaccacctctaaacccatgtactgctgatgatcttgtagaaaactttaatttgaaaattttgaaagtcatagatgtcattgcaccttataaggttaaaacgatttctggaaagcaaaaggcaccctggagaaaagctgcttctgtaacagcacagaaaaaggaatgcaggaaggttgaacgcatctggcgtaaaacaaaacttcatattcaccatgatatctataaagagagcctccgtgcctacaatttagacttaaaaaatgctagagaaacatttttctccaatatcattaaaaccaacactaataatgcaaaaaccctatttgcaactgttgacagactgaccaaccccccaacagaaattccacctgatctccattccacgcagaaatgcaatgagtttgcagctttttatattgataaaattgaaggtatcagacgcgccatcaatatctccacgtcaaacaaaaatgttggactaccaccctgttcaggcaaaaattacgtggcaaggatggcatgctttaatgttatagactctcaaaatcttgtggaaactgtgacacaactaaagccatccacctgttgccttgatactatacctaccaacctctttaagaatgttttcgactgcctagctgtagacatattgcagatagttaacaactctctccagtcaggcaagttcccaaaagctttgaaaactgcagttattaaaccccttttaaaaaagcggagcctagatgcctctattattaacaactacagaccaatatcaaatctacccttcataagtaaaatcattgagaaagttgtcctccagcaactaaatcacttcctggcatcaactggttgctatgacaccttccaatcaggatttcgacccctgcacagcactgagaccgcccttattaaagttgtaaacgacatccgtcttaacacagactctggcaaaacctcaatactaatgctacttgacctcagtgctgcattcgacactgtagaccatacattacttctggaaaggttagaaaactgggtggggctttcaggcactgtcttaaattggttcaggtcctacctacaaaataggaactactttgtttccattggcgactttgtatcagaatcaaccaacgtgacatgtggagtcccacaaggttcgatcttaggaccctatttattcaacatctacatgctcccactagggcaaatcatgcaaaataacaatattgaccatcattgctatgctgatgacacgcaaatctatgtatcgctatcaccaaatgactatcggcccatagatctgctgtgccagtgcattgagcaagtgaaggaatggatgtgccgaaatttccttcaactaaatgaggacaaaacagagataattgtatttggtcctaaaacggaaaggcttaaagtaacccaacaccttcactctctgtccctgaaaacctcaatcaaagccagaaatctaggggttatcatggattcagatttacattttgacagtcacatcaaatcagttacaaaatcggcatattatcaccttaaaaatgtagcaagacttagagggctcatgtccaccgaagacttacaaaaacttgtacatgcctttatcactagtaagcttgattactgcaatggtctcctcacaggtcttccaaaacaaactctgaggaagcttcagcttgttcagaatgctgctgctagagttctaacaaagaccaaaagatttgatcatattacaccaattctgaaatcgttacattggcttcctgtaggtcagagaattgattttaaaatcatgttgctaacctataaatccctacatggtttaggcccaaaatatttaactgatatgcttccactacatcagccttctagaccactaagatcctctgagaccaatctgttaattatccccagagtaaacacaaaacatgggaaagcaggatttagttactatgcaacaaatagctggaataaactcccagaggatttaagacttgccccaactctgagcacctttaaaacaagactgaagacttttatgtttgctatagctttctgctaaaatcttaaatacattgcactttctaaaaagcttttttaactttgcctttattttctttattttttttaatactaaaatgcctttttctatattaaccatttctttgcatatgtttttcttttacttatctattattttattttattttattgtatgacaatgtttatatgtgaagcactttgagtctgccttgtgtatgaaaagtgctatataaataaagttgccttgccttgccttgccttgctgTAAGCATATCAATGTCAAGTAGAATTTGCTCCGCGGTTATAAATATCTTAGCATTATCATGATTATATTAAATAGGATTAAATACATTAAGTAACATTAATTTAAATCAAGTAATACACAGTATTATACAACATTAGCGTAGGGTTTATGATTGTAACCCTAGCTATAACCCAAACCCATATGTAAAGCTATTAAATgtaatgtagcctataaattAATACCTTAGTTAATATAAACACAGATATCTTTAGTTGAACTGTGTTTGAATTAATGAACACCATTAATGAACGCCCATTAGTAAATTATTACTTGAcattagttaactgttaattaacagTTAGGCATTGCTAATTTGGCTTATTGCTGcataatgttaattaatggtatTGTAAAGGGTTACTTTATatgcatacaaatatatcaAATGAATTGTGATATTATCTGGATTTCTTTCTTAGTTTCAAACTTTAAATTTGTGCctacaaaaaaggaaatgattTTGACCGCTCCATTCTGTAATCCACTGAGCAAAAAGGTTTACAACTATGCACTTTCAATGAAACACACCGCtgaacacatattttatttatctaGCTATCCTTCCATATACATCTTTCTTTTCATTGCTGTTTCCAGGGCTTATTTGTTAGAACTATTTGCCTGGGGAAAAACGTTGGAAGTCAAGCAGCCTAGCAAATTACCCCAGCCCGAACTGGGACATAATGAGCAACtcacaaattaaaaaaagctCAACATGCAAAACGCATCGATAGGTCCTATGTCAAAATACCTTAATCAACAGATACAAACGCTACCATCGGACGGTtaatacataggcctatgttGTCGTGCAACAATGTATTATAACATTTTGCGGAAATATATCTTTATCTCAAATAGTGCAACAATCACATGATATTTCCGCATCAACCTCTTCCTCTGCGGGGCTGAGGAAACTCTGTGAATCCTTTAGCTGGCCATTTTAAGATAACATCAGCAGAGCTGAAACCAAAGTCCGTTAGGCTACTACTTATTGAGAGACACCATGGGTAGGATTTATTTTAGGCCTACATGCATTTTGTATACTTTGTATGCATTTTTAGGCGCTATTATATGTTGTAGGCCTATGCTTAAAGATGCCCGGGCGACTGTTACTTCGAGCATCCCAACGATTGCGCGATATTTCACTACAAAAGGAAGATATGAGGAAGTCAATCCACATCTTATTGGGGACATATATGCTGTAAACACATCAGTTTTACAAGCCCTCTCTCCAGGATGTCGCGAAATGCATTTGTCCGCCATAATACGCCATGGGACACGGTACCCAACGAGCAAAAACGTGGAGAAGATGCAGAGGCTGTACAACCTCATTGTACACAAAGCTTCTGGAAATGCCATCTGGGTGCGTGAGATTAAGGAAAAATTCGTCATGCGGTACACCGAAGAAATGGACGGACGCCTTGCCGATAAAGGTGTACTGGATCACAAGCATCTGGCCGTCAGGTTGTCGAAGCTCTTTCCATCTTTGGTGTCAAGGGAGAAGCTGCGAGGTGGAAAGATTAGCTTCGTCACCAGCTCGAAGCACAGGTGCGTTAACAGCACCTTGGCTTTCAAGAGAGGACTCACAGACCTGTGGAGTGTTGAAGGTGCGCTCAAGATTTGTGATTGACTGGCTTAATAGCTATATATCCATCCATATCTGTATGTAGATATAGATGTGTCGTATgtatatagatgtgtgtgtgtgtgcgtgtgcgtgtttgtgtgtatatttgtatacatatatatatatagatatagagagagagagaggtaaatagatgtgtatagatatagacatatatgacagaggtgtgtgtgtgcgtgcgtgcgcgcgcgtgatACCAAATTCTTATTTGATTAGGTTATGATtcctatctttatttttttagatgAAGGCTATCCAATtatgtatataatatgtgtatatatatatatatatatatttgcccaTCAATTTTTGCTAAATTGTGAGTGATGAATAATTTTCCCATACTGTATGTGTTTACATTATATACCCTATCCAtcaaattatatttaatatgCATTAATTGTTCTCCCAAAACAGAGGAAGTTGAGCACACGGTGAACGATACCCTGATGCGGTTCTTCGACGAGTGTCCCCGGTTCGTTAAGGAAGTGGAAGAGAAACCCGGCTCTATGGCCGAGCGCGACAAGTTTGAGTTAGGACCGGAAAtgcagagggtgggggagaagaTGGCAGACCGCCTCGGCCTTCCATACAACCTCATCAACGCAGGTGGGGTCCATTGCACACGTGTGTTTTTCGTGCAAACATGAACTATCAAGAAGAAAAGCAAATTAGTTTATACTGACATTACAATTATTGTACCTTTTAACTGTAGCTACAACTCAAGCCACCAGAGGCTGCTGATGGGAGAGTTTACAGAGTATAGGGTACAGATGGTGATAAGTTCCTCTGGTAGAAAGGTGTTGCAGGGGAGGTGAGGCCCTGAGACATTAATGACTGACTCAGAGTTTGCCTTTGTCCTCTTCACTGTTTTATAGAGGTGATCATGTGATACCAATGATTGATATGGATGCAATATCACAAATTTCATATGACTTGACTACAATGCCTCTCTATGAACAATACAGTGGCCTATTCCACCACACATCCTCTGGTTTGCTAAAAAGGGATTTGCCAATTATTAGAAATTGTGTTTCAGTTAGTTTCATCATATATTGacgatgaatatatatatatatatatatatatatatatatatatatatatatatatatatatatatatatatatatatatatatgacttgTAATGCTATGCTACTCATGATTCTATCTGCATAATACATAAGTATCATAACTTTAGTATTTTTAAGGATTAATTTGTACAGCAGGTGGGGCTGCATTCTGCTAATCTATTTGCCTAGAATAGGCTAGTAGACTAGGAGTATGCATAATTGGCCCATAAAAGAGTTAATGATAGCCTGTAGTTCTAAGGTTACATCAGGGTATGTTGCGTCTCGTAGTACAGACAGTAAAAACAACTTGTGGCTTTGTGGTAAGCCAAATGAGCATGTTTGAACAGCACAATGTCTGGGCTTTGGGTTATTAGTTGTTGGTGGTGGGAGCAGTGTACAACAACCGGTATGAGCTAAAATTGGCCAGCATTCCATTAATGCTAACAAATGGAGCATATAAATAAATTAGGTTAAATTAATgtaaacacaaaaatacagCAAGTGTAGCCGGTCAGGCtctgcgttgtgtgttgtggtatGGAGTAGGACACAGGGAGTCAGTGTTTCACTTTAGCCGAACTGTGGCGACAGTGGCGTATTTATTTCTGCatgaaataaatgcacaaataatgcAGCAGCATTCATACACAGGACACTGCATCACGTCAGTCTCCTCACAGCATCAAAAGAACAAGTGAGGAATGGCGAGCACAACGCAGGAAGATGACGTCAGAACCGagacttcaaaataaaataataaaagctcCCAAACTAACTATTTACAGAAAAGAtcacaaaataaaagtaataaatgaaacatgagggaatTTTGGTGGAATGCATGCATATATCTTATATACCTGCTACACAAGCTGATGCAAGATAATATTAAACTTTGGAAATGTACAGAAAAATATGCATATTATATACATGTACATACATGTTagaaatataaaatgtatatttaactCAACGATAACTTTTTACGCCGGTTCTAACATGTCATCTCACCCCTCAATTCAACAGATATGGCACAAGCTGCGTTTCATTTCTGTGCCTATGAGTTCGCACTCAACACGGTCAACTCCCCCTGGTGTAGGCTTTTTGATGAAGTCGATGCTCAGGTATCTTGCTTTTAAACTACTGGTTTGCCAATGGCTgacgtttaaaaaaataaaaagtgaattTCTTAAGTTATTTGTTCAACAGTATAGCCCTAAATATACTTCATCATGACAGCTACTTGACCCTAAATTGTTATAATCTGAATACTATTGTTAGTTACTTGTTCAAAGACAGCAACTTGTTTGACGAGAATTTGTAGCAGTGGAATTTAGATTGTGCTGTTTGTGAAGTCATTTGTGCTTTTTCTGCAGGTAATGGAGTATTTAAATGACCTGAAGCAATACTGGAAGAGGGGCTATGGCCATCTGATTAACAGCCAATCGAGCTGCATTCTGTTCCATGACCTTTTCAGTCGGCTAGACAAGGCAGCAGAGGAGAGCAAGTAAGTTAAAAGTCGTTTTGGTATACAACACGTATACACGCATACATGTAGCTATAAATTATACTACACTCTGCTTGATGATAGGTTAACAActttttggagaaaaaaaatgaactgGTTGAGGAACGAGGTGTGAAAGAGATTGCAGGAGAATACTTTGTTATTACTTTGATTTTCCAAAAGCTTTTGATTTAGTAAACAGAAACCTTCTCGCTTACAGGTTCATCAGTATTAATGGCAAACTCATAAATCATGAATTCTGTTCCCTCTATAGTGTACCTGAGTCATATGTGAGGGTGAAAGAATTTCTTATTAACTGTTTTTTCACTTTTTCTGGTGTCAAGTAgggagatggtttatcacctaCTCTCTTCACTGTATATATAAATGATCTAGCCATTACCATTTAAATCATTAGGATGTGGTGTACAGTTTGGAGGAGAAAACATCAGTCTACTTTTATAGGCTGATATATTATTTGGATGGCTGACTCAGAAGCCGATCTCCAAAGAATGCTCGCATGTGCAGAAGCTCCGTGCAGTAAATGGAGAATGAACATAAATGAAGAGAAAACTCAAATACTGCATTttagatttgttttgtttttttctagaTGCACCaaggcttgtgtgtgtcctatgTTGGACTATGTGGCGGGGTCTGGGGTTATAAAAAGTGTTGTTGAGCAGATCAATCGGTTTCCTGAAGTTGAGACTTGAAACTCCTGGAAAAAAATCCCAGTTCATTGGCCCTGAAACAAAACCTTACCGAGTATTTACTGACTTTTGATACCCACGAACTTTGCCTAAAATAGGGTTATTTTTCGTTTCACAtgagtgtttgtttttactGTGAACACACTACGTGAACACACCTCCCCTGAAGTAACCTTAAAACTGCACTCAATCATGAACTCTTTTATGGGCCAATTCCGGATACCCTTGGTTTACTTGCCTATAATAATCTCATATATCGGTAGTGTGTTGTAGTAATGTTGCTCAAGACGCATAACAAGTTGTCTAAAAACCTTGCTCCTTCTAGCTAATTGGTGAGGAGTCCCTCAGCAAGACACCTCATCCTCCgggctccagacgagctggctgttgccttgcatggattGGCTGCCATGGTCATTGTTGTATTCATTTGTGTTTTTAAGCGTGTGATCGTGAGGCACTGATTCTAAAGCGTGTCAGGTGGCCACAGGTTACAAAAGCAGGTCATAAAACTCTGTCTGATGATCATTTATTCAGTTTCCTATTTGACTCTTTGtacctcctctccgtctcccctcccccaggtccGGCGGTCCCATTTCGGAGGCGGTGAGCATCCAGGTGGGCCATGCCGAGACCCTCCTCCCACTGCTCACCCTGCTGGGTCTCTTCAAGGACGAGGTCCGGCTGACGGCCGCCAACTTCGCCGCGCAGGGGGGGCGCTCCTTCCGCACCAGCCGCACGCTGCCCTACGCCGCCAACCTGGTGGTTGCGCTGTACGACTGCGACGAGGGCGGCGAGCTCAGGGTGCAGGCACTGCTCAACGAGGAGCCGCTGACCTTCCCCGGCATGGAGGCCGCGCCCCTGTACCGCGTCCTCAGGCAGCACTATCTCCCACTGCTGAAGAGCTGTGTCTTTGAGGAGGTGTGCCGGCTGCCCCCCCAGCGCAAGTAGCTTTTAGAGTGTGAGGAAGTGTTTGTATTTACCTTCCGCTTGTTCATCAGCAAGTgcctttttatccaaagcaacttacagtgATTTGAGGTACAGGTCTTTttaaggagcagggggggggttaagggggtCTGGTGTAGGGGATGAGGGCTGAGGCTCAGGGATGACTACGGGTGACGTTATGGACATTGGGAATGAAACCATTTAATGTTCGGCTGGGAGTCCAAGACTAGTTATATATAATtcaatttaatgttttttttgtgttttttaatagGTTTGGATATGCTATAACTTAGGGCAGATTATACATTCATGTTGGAAAGTAAGCACAATATTAATGGCACATTAGCCTGGTTTTGTATCGAGGTTTTTTGTGCGTAGAATATATTTCCCATTTCTCCACAAAGGAGTGGGAGGTCCAAAGGCATGCTAGCTAATAAAATGTAGTTAAACTAGTTAAAACTAGTTAAAACTAGTTTAACTACATTTCTTGGCAGTTAAAATGTATTAAtactgatatatatttatttttgctatATAATCGTTTATAAGTGACTTATTACACTGCTTTTATGCGATATAAATGAGAACTGAATGaacacacgtgtgtgcatgATTCCTCTCTGGGTTAAATAAGAATGGTTGCAATACTGTATAATGGGGAAAACATAATTCAAGGCTAAATACATGATGGAAATGAACAGCACTCTGTCGAGCTGGGGAGCTATGCCAAATAATTTCTTAATCTTTAATTCCTAGAGACTGTAATCCCTAAATCATTAACATATTCATAGTCTAGTCTACTATATGTCTGACCAACATTTTTTACTGACAACTGTCGACAGATTTAACTTGGTTATAGGCATTGGCCTACTAGTTTTCTCTGCTGCTCCTGAAGTTGTATTTTCTGCCGATATCAACCAGCACCTTCATGGTGCAGCCATGGAACCAGGTAGGTTACTTTTAAAACTGTAGCACCATGGTACCAGGAGGATCAGAAGCCTATGTAATAACGTTAATAGAGCTTAATGTGCTTGTCGGGAGTCGTGATAGTCATATATCTCCACATCGCTCTAAAGGGATGCAGCGAGAGTCTGTGGGACCGCCGGCTTCAGCTCAACCCGAAGCACAGCCCAGTCGTGTCGTGAGCGCACCGCATTGGTTCCAACACCATATTATGCTAATTTCAGCCGAGGTGGATCAGCGAATAGAGGTTGGATCAGCAAAATGCTACGTGTCTTCGAAGACCTTTTAAATAACAGGGTGTTTTTTGACGAGGCACTCAAAAGTTTCTCACGTAAGCTTGACAAGCAACTTGTTTCTGTTCGAGTCCAGCGGAGCTGTCTGTGATTAGAGTCTTGAGGGAGTTTTCTGCAGCGCGAGATGTCTGGGGTGAAAAAGCTTCGAACCGTAAGTGGGTGCATGCAAAAATGCAAGACCGAAGTATCATAAAGTAGAGTAAGACGTCTTGGAGCCGGTTAACTGACAAGTGTTAAAATACCGATTAATCTATATTTGAATGAACTGATTCATAATTGATGCAGCCAGATCTCCAACGTGATACTGTTAGTGGAGATTATGTGTGTATGACATGCAGAAGAAACGCCCGCTTGGCTAATATGTTCTCGGCAACTTGAGGAAAAAAAGGAGTAGCTTTTGTAACTTCTGTAGTTGTGCTTTTGGCAAGAACGGCAAGAACAGCAAAACATAAAGCATGGATACATGACCCTGATTTATACAAAACAACTGATTTGAAACGCTGAGCAAAAATGTGTTCAGTTTACTCGGTCTCAAAAGTAGGCAGCCCTGCTTTTTCTATATAGGCATCCTTCAAAGTATTATGATGGATTATGTTTTGCAATGCACTTTCATTAAGTTTACAACCAGTTTAACACACATTTCACATTGGTACCATTTGTCGGAATAGTAAACGCCTATAGATGAAATGCGAGTTGACAGTATGACCGGAGGCTATATATGAATTGTAGTTCTATAGTATAGAAATTATGTTTGATTATGCCTCCTGTAAGGCAACGTGCAATGTATTACATGGATCTTTGAAGCGTTCACATGCAATGTATTAACTTTAACAAAGTAAtcttatataggcctatagcacAGTTGTTTATAAAGTTACTTATCTAATCTATAtgtatatagcctatatatagattagtactatatatatatattaaccctGTGCTTTGCTAATTTCAATATTTGGCTAAAGATTTTTGTTTGCCAAATATTGAACCCTTGCTGTAAACATATCAATGTCGAGTAGAATTTGCTCCGCGGTTATAAATATCTTAGCATCATCATGATTATATTAAATAGGATTAAATACATTATGTAACATTCATTGAAATCAAGTAATACACAGTATTATACAACATTAGCGTAGGGTTTATGATGGTAACCCTAGCTATAACCCAAACCCATATGTAAAGCTATTAAATgtaatgtagcctataaattAATACCTTAATAGTTAATATAAACACAGATATCTTTAGTTGAACTGTGTTTGATTTAATGAACACCATTAATGAACGCCCATTAGTAAATTATTACTTGAcattagttaactgttaattaacagTTAGGCATTGCTAATTTGGCTTATTGCTGcataatgttaattaatggtatTGTAAAGGGTTACTTTATatgcatacaaatatatcaAATGAATTGTGATATTATCTGGATTTCTTTCTTAGTTTCAAACTTTAAATTTGTGCctacaaaaaaggaaatgattTTGACCTCTCCATTCTGTAATCCACTGAGCAAAAAGGTTTACAACTATGCACTTTCAATGAAACACACCGCTATGTATGGAAAGTGATGCATGTGTGCAGTTGACCATAAGAGAGAGCTCTGTATGATTttggctgcagagagagagaaagagagagagagagagagagagagagagagagagagagagagagagagagagagagagagagagagagagagagagagagagagagagagagagagagagaggcagagagtggtTGCTAATGATTGGGAGGGAAAGAaaattacgtgtgtgtgtgtgtgtgtgtgtgtgtgtgtgtgtgtgtgtgtgtgtgtgtgtgtgtgtgtgtgtgtgtgtgtgtgtgtgtgtgtgtgggttccaAATGTCCTAAAACAAGATCTTGTGTGTGAACGATATATCCCTCCTTCTTCCAGCACCCCAACTGGTTGGGGTGCTGGAAGAATGGGGACAGTGTGAGGCTGGTAGGGCCGAGCAGGGACCCTGGGCAGGGGTGTAGGCTCGGTCTTGGGCTGGCTGGCGGGTAGAAGCCGGTGAGAGGGGGGCTTGTGGGCATGaagggcgggggtgggggggggaagggttgGATGCCACATCATCGTCGtctcgaaacacacacacacactggagacatTGTGcacggtgccccccccccccatcccccatccccacccGTCACTCCCTCCACCTTTTCAAATGCTCcttcttgcctctctctctctctctctctctctctctctctctctctctctctctctctctctctctctctctctctctctctctctctctctctctctctctctctctctctctcaaatcaATTTAAAATTGATAATTTCTCAACACCTGTCCACAGTGAGGCTTTTATACAGAAGACAATGAACAAcaatggttggggggggggtgcatagACTGGTTGAGTCAATCATCAATGTAGATAAGATATATTAGACT
Above is a window of Gadus morhua chromosome 15, gadMor3.0, whole genome shotgun sequence DNA encoding:
- the minpp1a gene encoding multiple inositol polyphosphate phosphatase 1a produces the protein MGRIYFRPTCILYTLYAFLGAIICCRPMLKDARATVTSSIPTIARYFTTKGRYEEVNPHLIGDIYAVNTSVLQALSPGCREMHLSAIIRHGTRYPTSKNVEKMQRLYNLIVHKASGNAIWVREIKEKFVMRYTEEMDGRLADKGVLDHKHLAVRLSKLFPSLVSREKLRGGKISFVTSSKHRCVNSTLAFKRGLTDLWSVEEEVEHTVNDTLMRFFDECPRFVKEVEEKPGSMAERDKFELGPEMQRVGEKMADRLGLPYNLINADMAQAAFHFCAYEFALNTVNSPWCRLFDEVDAQVMEYLNDLKQYWKRGYGHLINSQSSCILFHDLFSRLDKAAEESKSGGPISEAVSIQVGHAETLLPLLTLLGLFKDEVRLTAANFAAQGGRSFRTSRTLPYAANLVVALYDCDEGGELRVQALLNEEPLTFPGMEAAPLYRVLRQHYLPLLKSCVFEEVCRLPPQRK